The Bacteroidia bacterium genomic interval GGGCGGGTATATGCTCAGTCGAAAAGACCAGCAATTGAGAAGGGCAGAAAACCTAAGTGAAGATGATATTTATGCCCACGCAGGTATTCTTTTTGAATTTGATAATGTATTGGAAGAAGAAGGTTTTGAATATCACGGCACACGGGTAAAACTGGGAGCAGACAGCTATTTCTCTCAGAATGCGGAGGATTTTGCTTTCCATAATGTACATGCGCAAGTATCTCACTTTCAGGAAGTCTATGGAAAGATCGTATTGGCTTCGAAGGTTTCAGCTTCCTTTAACCTTCCCAATACAGCCACACAGTTCTATTTAGGAAGTGTAGCCAACCAGTTGGCCTTGATTGAGTTTGCCAATAATAATGGTCAACCCATTCGCAATAATTCGGTCGATACCAGTCTCCAGAACTTCAATTTTATTGATTTTGTCATGCCTATGCGAGGCTTCTATCCAAATACTCGCCAGGGCTCTCGCTATATCGTCGGTAATTTCGAAATGAGAATTCCTCTTTCACGCTTGTTGAGAAGCACCCTGAATACCAATCCCCTCTACAATCTGGAAATCATTCCTTTCCTAGATGCCGGAACGGTTTGGGTAGACGGAAACCCTTTCTCGCAAAAGAAACCTACCGACACCCAATTCATTTCTACCGGAAATATATCGGTCAAATTGCAGACCCTCAAAAGTCCTTTCCTCATCGGCTTTGGCACCGGCCTCAGAACCAATATTCTGAGTTATTCGGTAAGAACCGATATCGCCTGGGGCCTGGATGATGGCACCTTGCAGCGGCCGATTCTTACGGTAAGTTTGGGCAAGAAATTTTGATCCTTCAGACTCTTCCGCTACAAGCCCGTTTCCCTCAAAAAGGAAACGACCCCCATATGGTATTTTGTACTCTTCTTTGGGCAGATTGTAATCTGCCCCTACAACGCATAATTTCTCTCTTTGGACCGGCGCGCACTCCTTTGGACAATTTAGGCAAGGGAGTGTGGGCTTTGAGGCGGTGGCTTGACCCTTCCGCTACAAGCCCGTTTCCCTTACAAGAGAAACAACCCACTTGCCAGACCACAGGTCATCTCGAAGCTTGAATGCGTGATGGCAGGTGGGCTGAGAGATCCTGTATTATTTCATAAATCCTTAAAGACAAGGTCTCTCGGTACGTAGGAACCCTTCCGCTGCAAGCCCGTTTCCCTCAAAAAGGAAACGACCCCCATATGGCATTTTATTCTTCTTTGGCAGATTGTAATCTGCCCCTACAACGCATAATTTCTCTCTTTGGACCAGCGTGCACTCCTTTGGACAATTTGGGCAAGGGAGTGTGGGCTTTGAGGCGGTGGCTTGACCCTTCCGCTACAAGCCCGTTTCCCTTACAAGAGAAACAACCCACTTGCCAGACCACAGGTCATCTCGAAGCTTGAATGCGTGATGGCAAGTGGGCTGAGAGATCCTGTATTATTTCATAAATCCTTAAAGACAAGGTCTCTCGGTACGCAGGAACCCTTCCGCTGAAAGCCCGTTTCCCTCAAAAAGGAAACGACCCCCATATGGCATTTTATTCTTCTTTGGCAGATTGTAATCTGCCCCTACAACGCATAATTTCTCTCTTTGGACCAGCGTGCACTCCTTTGGACAATTTGGGCAAGGGAGTGTGGGCTTTGAGGCGGTGGCTTGACCCTTCCGCTACAAGCCCGTTTCCCTTACAAGAGAAACAACCCACTTGCCAGACCACAGGTCATCTCGAAGCTTGAATGCGTGATGGCAAGTGGGCTGAGATATCCTGTATTATTTCATAAATCCTTAAAGACAAGGTCTCTCGGTACGCAGGAACCCTTCCGCTGCAAGCCCGTTTCCCTCAAAAAGGAAACGACCTCCATATGGCATTTTATTCTTCTTTGGCAGATTGTAATCTGCCCCTACAACGCATAATTTCTCTCTTTGGACCAGCGTGCACTCCTTTGGACAATTTGGGCAAGGGAGTGTGGGCTTTGAGGCGGTGGGTCAAGAGAGTCGAAAAAGACTTGCATCATAAAGCCTGCGAATCGTAATATCGTCCATGCATTTCGCAGTCCTATCCGATCCTAATCATTTTCACACCCAGAAGTGGGTGAAAGGTCTCCTCGAAGCGGGCCAGGAGGTAAGTGTATTTTCTTTTGAGGAAGGGGAAATTGAAGGGGCGAATTGTGTGAGGATCAATCCTCGCTTTAGCAGAAAAGGGCAGGCGACCTATTTGAGCTTTCTATTTTCGGGCAAAGCTTTATTGAAAGCCTTGCAAGAACATCAGATTGATATCCTCAATCCTATCAATATGACACCTTATGGAGTCTGGGGGAGAAATGCACATTTCACGCCTATGGTCTCTATCGCTATGGGCGCGGACATCCTCGAATATCCTCCTAAGGACCTAGACCTTCTTCCTGAGTCCAGACGCTGGGAGAAACAAACTACAGAGGTTTATGGCCCATTGCAGGGATTTATTAGCCGACTCAAGCGCAGGTTCTTTCGGGGACAGGTACAAAAAGCCCTGGATGCTTCTTCCCTTATCACTGGAGATAACCTGCTTCTGGTTCATGCGGTCAGAGAATGGTTTGGGATAGCGGAGGAAAGGGTGCATCTCAATCGATGGGGCATAGAAGAGGAACTTTTCAAAATGAGTGAAGTAGAGGAGAAAGGCTTGAAGGAGAAATTCGGGATAGCCGACGGGCAAAGAGTTGTACTAAGTCCACGAGGCTTGAAACCCATTTATCAGGGCGATATCATAATAGCTGCTTTTGAAAAACTTCTGAAAGCGGGTAGAAAAGAGAAATACATTTTGCTATCTGCAGGCTATGAAATTCCGCAGGAGGTGGATGAAAAAGCGCAGCGACTTTCGCAGGCTTATCCCAATTTCCACTATGTAAGAGGCCTGATCCCCCGAGAAGAGGCTTGCAAACTTTGGAATCTGACAGATGCCTTCATTTCGGCCCCCATCTATGACGGCTACAGCAATGCCCTCAGCGAAGGCAGGTTTATGGGGGCTGTCCCCATCGTCAATGATATACCGGCTACGCAGGAGCTTTTGGTCCATAAAAAAAATGGGTGGATCGTGGACCCTTTTGAGCCGCAAAAACTGGCTGAAGAATTAGAAATTGTCCTGGAGGATGTGGATGAATGGAAGGAGACCTTTTCCGCTAAAAACCGGGAATGGATACTTGCAAATGCCCACTTGAAATCAAACATGAAAGCTTTTGTTGAAGCTTGTGAAAAATTGTTGTAGTTTCGAAAAATTCGTGGCGTATAGGATCTGAAGCGTAATTTCACTCGATAAGGTTATGATTTCCTTTCGATCCTGCCCGTTAAAAATCATTCGTTCAATTATTGCTAAAAAACTCAAAAAAAGATGAGCATCCCCGAAGGTTTACTATACTCAGACGATCACGAATGGATTCGTATCGAGGGAAATATTGCAACCGTTGGTATTACACATTTCGCCCAATCCGAACTGGGTGATATTGTATATGTAGAAATTGAAAGCCTGGATCAAAATGTCGAGAATGGAGAAGTCTTTGGTTCTGTTGAGGCCGTAAAGACGGTTTCTGATCTCTTGATGCCCGTAAGTGGGACGATCACAGAGGTGAATGACAAACTCGAGGCTGAGCCTGAACTGGTAAATTCCGATCCCTACGGAGACGGTTGGATGATTAAAATCGAGTTGGACGGAGAGCCTGACACCGCTCATCTGAAAAATGCAGCTGCTTATGGCGAGCACATCGGTGCTTAGCTTTAGCACTTATCGTTTTTATTTAGGCATTTGCAGCGAATTAGGTCTACCTTAAATCTTTTTTAGGTGGGTTTTCGTTAGTATTACATACAGTCTTTTCCTATTAGACTTTTTAGGACTGTTTTGGGTTGTTATTTCCATCTTTTTTAGAAAAAGATGGAGTCAAAAATCGCAGAGCCCAAAGCCAGCCTCACATGCCGCCCCTTTTCCAGATGGGCTCTGCAGGGCCTCCGCGCTTTTTAGGGAACGGTATGCAGTATTTTTTTAGTAAAAGCCTGATTTATGTAGTAGAAAGGAATTTCTCTATTGTGGAATCTTTCTTCTCTTTATATCTTCTCAATATGAAGCGAACCATCCTCTTTTGCCTTGTGGCTCTTTTGAGCACTTTGTTATGGGCACAACCTTCTCAGGAAGCCGAACTGGCTGATAAGTATTTTCAGGACGAAGAATTTGAACCCGCACTGGAATTATACCTAAAACTCAACCAGAAAGCACCTACCGAAAAGAATGTTCAGCGCATTGTTGCCTGTTATCAGAACCTCGGGCAGCTGGATGATGCCTTGAAGTATTTGGATAAAAGCATCAAAAAGAAAAACTCTTCGATCCTCTTTCCGGTCATGAAGGCCAATATCCTCGAACAGCTCGGGGAGATCAAGGAATCGGATAAACTTTACGAGGATGTCATCAATAAGAATCTGCGCAATGATTTCGACTTCATCAAAGTAGGTTCTTTCCTCTACCAAAACGGCAAACTGGAACTTGCACGCAAAGCCTATCTCCAAGGGAGGAAGCGAGCCAAAATCCCTTACTTATTTGCCAATGAAATTGCCAATATCAGCCAGCAGTTGGGCGAATTTCAAAATGCCACCCAGGAATACCTGAATCTCTATTATGATGATTTCAGCAATCAGTCTTCCGCCAATCTTTCTATCCTCAATATGGTCAGTCCTCAATCGCAGGACGATATAGAGAAAGCCTTGCTTTCTGCTGTAGATAAGCGGCAGAGCGATTTGGGTTTGCGGGCTATGCTGTATGAGTATTATGTGTTGGTTGAAAACTTCTTCGAAGCCTTTGTACAGGTAAAATCCATTGACCGCCTCTTTCAGGAAGATGGCAGCCGCGTGATGAATTTCGGAGAAACCATGCGGAATAATAAAGATTATGCCCTCTCCAATAAGGCTTATGATTATGTGATTGATCGTAAGAAGAATTCGCCTTACCTCTATCAGGCGCATATTGAAAAAGCTGTAAATGGAGAACTCAAGGCCTTTGATCAGATACCGGTTGATCTGGTTTCCATCCAGGCGGCTGTGGCAGATTATGATGCTTTGTTGAAAGAATTTGGCTATCGCCCGCAGTACTTCAATGCCATCTATCGCAAGTCCAATTTGATGGTCTTTTACCTCAATGATCTGGAGCCGGCTTTGAAAGACCTGTCACAGTTGGTAGATCAGAAGCAGTTTTTGCGTTTGGAGGATTGGGCGAAAGCCATGTTGCTCATTGGAGACATTCAGCTCATCCAGCAGGAGTACAACAAATCCAAGTTGACCTATAATGAAGTGAGCGAATCTTTCAAGGATCGTCAATTGGGCGCCTTGGCAAAATTCAAGCTCGCACAATTGGCCTATTATAAAGGAGAGTTCAAGCTTTCGCAGGCTTTGTTGAGCGCCATCAAAGACAATACTTCCAATGACATCTCCAATGATGCCATCAAACTGAATCTGCTCATCATTGACAATACCGGCCTGGACTCTACCACCACGGCTTTGGAAATCTTTGCCCAGGCACAATTGCTCAATTACCAGCGTCTATATCCCGAGGCATTGGACCTGCTCGATTCCCTCGCCTTCAAATTCCCCAATCACGAATTGGCCGACGAAATCCTCTGGGAAAAAGCCAATGTTTACCTCAAACAGAACGACATCAATACGGCCCTGACCTTCATTGACAGAATTCTGAATAACTTCAAACTGGATATCTATGGGGACGATGCCCTCTTTACCAAAGCCCGCATCTACGACTACACCCTCAAAGATCAGGAATCTGCCATGAAGCATTACCTGGAGTTTTTGACCCTATTTCCGGGGAGTTTGTATTCGGTGGAAGTGAGGAAGCGGATACGCGAGATGCGGCAGGCGGGATAGGATAAAATCTAACTAGGTTTACATTTATCGGTATAAAATGTTTTTATACGCAGGCATTCAGGAGTTCTTCTGGATTTGTGTGGCTGGAACGATCTTGAATCTGCTCATTATTCCCTGGGGATATGTGTATCGGGAATTCTTTCAAAACTTCCTCAAATTTAGTTGAGCAAGAGGGGAACTATCCTTGAAAAGAGCTTGGAAAAAACCTGAAAATTCGTCTTTATGAAATCCAGTTTTCTCTATTTTCAAATTCCCCTTTTTTATGGCCGAAAAGAAAAACAGCAAGTTTAAGCTTACTGCTTTCATTATTGCTCTACTCATCATAGTCCTCGCTATTCTGGATCTAACCTACAAAACCAATATATTCTTTGATAGCCGAGATCCTGCTACCCTCATTCAAGACAATTGAATTAACCAGACTCTTTTCGCTAAAGAACGGGCTGGAAATTCTCCTTCTTACATAATACTCCCCAGGCCTTATTCATTATTTTGGAATAAAAGCTTAGCTTGTAACTAAGTTCCCACAGCCAGAAATTCGACAATGGGAATTCATTTGGAAAAGCTAAGCTAACTAAGTCCATGAAAAAGAAAATTGCCCACACTACACGGCCAATTCTGAAAGATATTTGGCTCACTACTACATTACTCTTATTCCTTTCCCTTACCTTAAGCATCACTTCCTGTTCAACGAAAGCAGAAAATCCCTATAGCCCTCACAACCTCATGGGAAGAGGCTTTGGCTTGAGTTCTTCCAGCCTATTGGTTCAGAACCTGGACAGTGCGAGCACCTACTTTCAAGAGGTACTCGGATTTAATGTGGCGAAGAAAGACAGCTTCGAAAAGGGATTCTATGAAGGGAGTAGAAACCTCATGATCTCTTTCGCAGATATGTCCTCCATCGAATTGCTTTCCCTGGAAGATTCGATCAGCAAAACAGATGCTAATGCCTTTATACAGGATTTTCTGGAAAAACAAGAAGGCGTAGGCATGTACTCCCTTTCCAGTTCGGCGACAGATAGTACAAAAGCCTGGTTGGGAAGTCAGGGATTCATGATGGATTCCATCCAATCTCATTCGATTCCCAGTCAATTTGGCAGCGGAAACTCTAAATGGGAAGATGGCAAGAGTCAGGTTTTCCATCTGACTTTGAATGACAGTGTGAAAGCAGGATATATGCCGGACTTTATGGAAGCAGCGGATTTCCCCTTTCAGCGCATGCATGAGTGGAATAGCTTCTACCACATGCAGAGGGAATTTCTGGGGCAGCCGAATGGCGTTTTAGGAATCATTGCCTTGCACATCGCCGTTGAGGACCTGGGGATTGCGAGAAAAGAGTTTGCGAAGATGGGATTAAGTGAGTTGGATTCTATTCCCTCAGATAAAGAAGCTCGCTTTAAGGTGAAAGGGAATCAGCTGCTTCACCTGCAAACGCCCCTTTCGCCGGATGATGAAGTCTTCCAATTTCTCGATCAAAGAGGCCCAGGCGTCTTTGCCATTACATTCGAAGTAAAAGATCTGGATGCGACCTATGAGTTTTTGCAAGATAAATTGGAAGAAGGGGGCTTACTCAGAGATACTGTCGCGGGGCGCATAACTATCCCCGCAGACTTTGCCTTTGGTGTCCAATTGGAATTTGTAGAGGAATCCGAAACTCAGGCCCAACTGGCAGAAAAAATAAAAATGAATTTCGGAGGAAAGTTGGACAGCACAGCTTCTGCTTATGCCGAGGAAATCTACATAAAATACTGTGCGCTTTGTCATGGAGAAAATCGCGAAGGATATGCTGCCGATAATGCTCCATCCCTCAAATCAAAATCTTTGATGGCAACTGCCAAGACCTCCAATTTCCTCCGATACACCATTCAATACGGCAGGGCCAATACAGCCATGGCAGGTTATTATTCGGAGCAGGGCGGACCTTTGGAACTAATTGAAGTCGAAATCCTCTTGAAATGGCTACACGAACAAA includes:
- a CDS encoding glycosyltransferase family 4 protein: MHFAVLSDPNHFHTQKWVKGLLEAGQEVSVFSFEEGEIEGANCVRINPRFSRKGQATYLSFLFSGKALLKALQEHQIDILNPINMTPYGVWGRNAHFTPMVSIAMGADILEYPPKDLDLLPESRRWEKQTTEVYGPLQGFISRLKRRFFRGQVQKALDASSLITGDNLLLVHAVREWFGIAEERVHLNRWGIEEELFKMSEVEEKGLKEKFGIADGQRVVLSPRGLKPIYQGDIIIAAFEKLLKAGRKEKYILLSAGYEIPQEVDEKAQRLSQAYPNFHYVRGLIPREEACKLWNLTDAFISAPIYDGYSNALSEGRFMGAVPIVNDIPATQELLVHKKNGWIVDPFEPQKLAEELEIVLEDVDEWKETFSAKNREWILANAHLKSNMKAFVEACEKLL
- the gcvH gene encoding glycine cleavage system protein GcvH; amino-acid sequence: MSIPEGLLYSDDHEWIRIEGNIATVGITHFAQSELGDIVYVEIESLDQNVENGEVFGSVEAVKTVSDLLMPVSGTITEVNDKLEAEPELVNSDPYGDGWMIKIELDGEPDTAHLKNAAAYGEHIGA
- a CDS encoding tetratricopeptide repeat protein — translated: MPPLFQMGSAGPPRFLGNGMQYFFSKSLIYVVERNFSIVESFFSLYLLNMKRTILFCLVALLSTLLWAQPSQEAELADKYFQDEEFEPALELYLKLNQKAPTEKNVQRIVACYQNLGQLDDALKYLDKSIKKKNSSILFPVMKANILEQLGEIKESDKLYEDVINKNLRNDFDFIKVGSFLYQNGKLELARKAYLQGRKRAKIPYLFANEIANISQQLGEFQNATQEYLNLYYDDFSNQSSANLSILNMVSPQSQDDIEKALLSAVDKRQSDLGLRAMLYEYYVLVENFFEAFVQVKSIDRLFQEDGSRVMNFGETMRNNKDYALSNKAYDYVIDRKKNSPYLYQAHIEKAVNGELKAFDQIPVDLVSIQAAVADYDALLKEFGYRPQYFNAIYRKSNLMVFYLNDLEPALKDLSQLVDQKQFLRLEDWAKAMLLIGDIQLIQQEYNKSKLTYNEVSESFKDRQLGALAKFKLAQLAYYKGEFKLSQALLSAIKDNTSNDISNDAIKLNLLIIDNTGLDSTTTALEIFAQAQLLNYQRLYPEALDLLDSLAFKFPNHELADEILWEKANVYLKQNDINTALTFIDRILNNFKLDIYGDDALFTKARIYDYTLKDQESAMKHYLEFLTLFPGSLYSVEVRKRIREMRQAG
- a CDS encoding c-type cytochrome, whose protein sequence is MKKKIAHTTRPILKDIWLTTTLLLFLSLTLSITSCSTKAENPYSPHNLMGRGFGLSSSSLLVQNLDSASTYFQEVLGFNVAKKDSFEKGFYEGSRNLMISFADMSSIELLSLEDSISKTDANAFIQDFLEKQEGVGMYSLSSSATDSTKAWLGSQGFMMDSIQSHSIPSQFGSGNSKWEDGKSQVFHLTLNDSVKAGYMPDFMEAADFPFQRMHEWNSFYHMQREFLGQPNGVLGIIALHIAVEDLGIARKEFAKMGLSELDSIPSDKEARFKVKGNQLLHLQTPLSPDDEVFQFLDQRGPGVFAITFEVKDLDATYEFLQDKLEEGGLLRDTVAGRITIPADFAFGVQLEFVEESETQAQLAEKIKMNFGGKLDSTASAYAEEIYIKYCALCHGENREGYAADNAPSLKSKSLMATAKTSNFLRYTIQYGRANTAMAGYYSEQGGPLELIEVEILLKWLHEQSGVEEPINLSRETVAGDPELGGEIYAAKCAVCHGKDGEGISAPALGNNMLLATATDEFLKYAIKEGRDGTPMVAFKDSLKEEEIDGLTAFLRSRSSGWDVPKGDSVKVPEAEEYVLNPNNKNPDFELRDGLYLSAEQLNKAMGDSARMVLLDARSTVAWKQTHIPGSIPVPYYEEPEAFVENIPNDSTWIVAYCACPHAASGRVIKKLKKYGYKNLAILDEGILVWAEMGFPVRHGN